TGGGTTTCATCATTCAGTTCAGATGGTACACGTGCTGCGATGTGAAAAATGTCGCAGACTGTGCTGTTCAAAAGTTACTGCAGTTTTTCAACAGCAGAACATACAACATGCATCAGTAAGAACTAGAAAGCATATGCAGAAGTATATAGATAGAAGTTAAATGTGTTCAAACAAGGATTGCGCGTTCATGATCATCAGACAAACGCATAAACAACAAATTTTCTCAATGCATAGAGACTAcaattcctttcctttcttctgtatGCAAGTGTGAATGTGTGGCACAACAGAAAAGAGACTTTCTACTATCATCATGAAGCCTAGATTTATTTCAATAACCATTTGCAAAACCATAGCTACAAAATTGCAGTATTGAGCCTGCCCAAGATAGATTGCTACAAAACAGGCAAACTCACAGCGATCTGCCAATTATAGTCCCATGGACCGTGGTGCCCAAACCCAATCAATGAAAATTGATGGTTTGACAATTCAGTTCAGCTAGCAGTAGGGatgcaaacagatggacagatatTACCAATACAAAGATGGAtagtctctttttttcttttctcgatTCAGTCGGACACAATAGTGTTCGATGTGTCAGTTATATCTATATCTGTATCCGATATCCGACCGAGTATTCAGATTCGGATACGGATATTCAAGTGTCCAGATACAGATGATCCACTTAGTATCTGAATCCCTTCGGTCAGATGATCAGAAAATAACAGTATTATTTCCACTCCTAACTGGCAGAGAAAAATGGGTGCAAGAAACCTAGCTTCCAAAAAGGAGAGCATCCAAATTGTGTTTCTTGATATCTGAACTGGCACTCAGAACTTTGGAATCACCTTGTTCAATACCAATAAGCTGGTGATGGATAGGCCTGCACCTCCAATAAAATTGGGATGCAACAGATaacataaaaataataataaaaaacacaATTCCACCATGTTGATCAGATGGCTCGAGCATAGTCGTATGAATTGCCATCTAAGAGTCAGTTAGGACCTATGAATAACCCACAATATCAGAAATGCATGCTAGCAAATGCACAACAGCAGGCAATAAAAAATGGACCAGGGATAACCAACACCGTTCAACCACCAAAAGACTAAACTACACCATCTGATCCACTGAAATAGACATGTTGCTACAGGTAGCAATTGCATAGTAGTAGCAGGCACAACCACATAGCAAACACCAAACCTCACTAGCAGAAACACAAACTCTAGCAacatttatttttggttcatgCAACATGGTAGAAACAAACAACCTGCCTTTTATTTATTACATCACAGACGAGCAGGGACAGCACCTGGGTGTCCTGGTCTTCGCTGGAGTTCCTTGAGGAAGTCAGCGTGGTCAACCAGAACCTACAATGTGAACGATGAAAGGTCACGTTTCCTGGGCAACTACATTCtttcagaagaagaaaaaaaattggGCTGAGGGTGCAATAACGATATAAATATAGGATTATAGGTATAGCAAACTAGTTCTAAATATTAGCGACAAACTAGCTACCATTTCTGTtattgtttttttaaaaaatcacGTTTTTCTATATTTGAGGGGCTAAGTTAAGTCACACAGGTATATCCGATAGTCAATAGTTGACATGATGTTGGCTATAGCTTTCCAGTAATAAGTCCTGTTTATAATGGCTTGGCTTCACAGGTGCATCCAGTTTAAGCTTTGTAACCATGGGTAGTGCAAAACTTTATTTAAAACATTAATCATTTCATTATCATTATCTCTAGATTTGAAGAAAGCAGTAGTCAATTTACCAGCTAACGGTACAAAAAGATGGAAGACATACCACATTCCAGCCATCAGGATCAACAGAAGAGGCGATCTTAGTGTTGATCCCAGGAAGAGGCCCTGGCTGCCGCAAAATCTTGCCACCTAGTTCTTTGGTTGCCAAATCAACCGCCTCTGCACTCTTGTACACATCGTTGGTGCCAATGGCAACCTGCACTTACATAAGTCAAACAATTAAGAAACGCCAAAATATTATTAGGAAAATGCTGCTGATAAAAGATTGCAAAGACCTGAGCATATGCATTGCCCTTGCTATATTCTGTGACCCCATAGTTGTATATCAACTCCAGAACAGTTGTCTTGTCCTCTTCGGCATAGCCCAATTTGGCAATGGTATACTGTATAATTCCGAAAATATTCAGTCTACTAAGCTGAAAGAACACTACACTAAAAAATTGCTTGGAACAACAGGTTACCTTATAATCAGGTACGTCCTTCTTCATTAGCGGCTTCATCCCAAGGGCCTGCATGGAAACAAACAATACATCATCATGTATGAGAATGAGACTGCTCCTCTAGAGATACAAAGAAATATTTAGCATCTCCAACTTTTGTAATAGCCCAGCCttacaaaaggaaaaaaaaacttctCATAGAACTTGATAGAACGCTCAAGATCACCAACACGAAGCATGACTTGGCAAAGAGGGTCATGATAAGGGCAAACCTGTAGCCATCAGGGTCCTGTGCAAAGGAAATAACAGTGGATCCTCCCTTGACAGGACCAGGTTCACGAGTGATATTGCCACCCTTGGATTTAATATGCTCGGCCAACTTGTACACCTGCATTTGCATCCATGATCTCAATAAAAAAAGTTGCatccatcatatcatatgaaCATAATTTCGCAGCATCGACATAGGCCGTCCAGAATTTGCATCTTTCAGATGTGGAAGCTGATAGAATTAAACATGTGCTGCTGCTGTTTTGTGGAGCGTCTGGAAACTGAGGAATGCACTCTGTTTTCAGGGAGCAATCTGGACGGCCGTGAAGGTAATAATGTACTGTGTTGAATACACTTGCGCTTACACGCTCTGAACTCTGATTGTGACACTTCAATAATGCTCGTGAGATAATAAAGCGGGAGAGCAAGAGATTTGCCGAATTATATTAGAAGAACTAAAGAAAAAGGGGAACATTTTCCCTAAATTAAAAATGAGGATGGAAGCCCTAGCAAGATAGGTCTCTTTACAGGGCATCGCAGTGCAAACCCTCCCGTTCTCCTTCCCATTTCAGCATTTGGGAAAAAGGGTACACAAAGGCCAAATCAATAGAACAGTGACCAAAAAGAAAAGTAATCTTTAGGTAAACGGAGATGTTCCTTctttaaaagaaaatgtaacagAAAATCTGCAGGCCGGGCAGCCTCATCCGGCCAAGAGCCCAAGAACCGCGGAATCAGGAGAGCATGCTGAGGGGTAGGGCGGAGATGATGGGTTTGGAGGTAGACGCTCACCTTGGGTTGGATTCCGACGACGACGGCTCTGCACAGCAGTGTCCACAGTCCACTCCCCTGATGGCTTTGGCTTCCTCCTTATCCTTGCAATAATCGGGAGACAGGGCGCGTTTGGGAGCGTGGCCAAGAGCCCGGCTGCGCTGGTGGGCTGCAACTGCCGTGCTCGGGAGCCTTGGCCATCTTAGCAGCCCAGCCGCCGCGGTGCAAAACGGCCCCTTCCCCCTGGCTTCGGGGAAACGAAGGCGCGGCTGCGAGCAGCGTGAGGGCGGACGATTTGGGGGGCGATTTCGGCAGCGCCGGCTGGCTTGTGCGGGCTCACGTGGGAAGAGGGAGAAGCTCCGCGCAGCGCTCTCTCCACCGGCGAAATCCTCCGCCTTCATAAGCTGCCCTCGTTGCTGCTTCTCCTTCCTTCCTCTCTCTGCTCTTCGCCTTCCTCTAGCCACGTGAGATACCGGCGGTGGTGGTGAACTGGTGTGCGTCACGGCGGCGTCCTCCCGTGGCGGTCTTTGTCTCCATTCTCCCGCCTTGGATCTGCTACGAGGCGACGCTGCTCCTTTGACCGCGGGACTCCGTGGTAGGCGGCCGTCTTCTTCCGTCTTCTTCTGTGTGTGCAGTGGTGCTGAAGCTATTCTTCCGGCCTGATCTACTTCCTCTCCGGTCGGATCTGCTTCCTCTCTCTCACCTAGTCTTATTCTTCTTTCTCGCTGCGCTGCTCCTTTGCGCCGACGCCGACCCCGAGGTGAAATCGATCCCCAATCCTCCCTACGGCGATGGTGTTAGGGTTTCATATCGTAGCTACTGTTCATGATTCGTTCATCTAATTTGAGTAGtacttgcttgttcctcgatggattagggtttcATTTGATAGTTCAGTAATGGTCGTTCTTACCATCTTTCATGCTTGCCATTATGATGTGCTTCTTCTTTATTAAGCTCTATATGCTTGATGTGTTTCATTATTTTCATATGGTTTGCTTCTGTATTTTTATGATATGGTCTGATGTTGTCCTAAGCACTTGGAGGCATATACCTAAATGCAGTCGTGCTTTATTTGCTTACTGAATCATTGTACAATCATTTTGAGGCTAGGCAGGGTATGATGATCTAAGTTTGTGTTACATTGTTATATGTATGTAGATGGATCCCTCTGTGAGTCATGAGATAATGTGTAGGCAAGCAGCTACCCTGGTTGTAGTCATGGTGTCCTTTGTTACCAGGAGGCTTAAAAGGAAAAGGCCTGATAGTGAATCTGACCCTCTGCTGTATGCACTTAGGGATGAAGCTGAGCAGCACAGGCAGCAGACCCTTAACCTGATCTATAACTCCAATAATAGAGAGTGCATATCCATGTTTAGGATGATCAGAGCATCTTTTTTTGCTTTATGCAATCTATTTAGAGCTAGGAGCCTAGTGTCTGATAGAGAGGGGGTGACAGTAGAGGAGCAAGTTGTAATGTTCCTTCATGTGGTTGGTCATAACCAAAGATTTAGAGTTGTCTATCAGTCATTTAGGAGGTCCATTGAGACAGTGCACAGACACTTCCACCAGATTTTGTATGCTGTTGGTGAGCATTAGGAATGAGATAATCAAGCCTCCTAGCACTGCCATTCACCCAAAGGTACTTGAAAGCCATAGATGGAATCCATTCTTGAAGGTAATTGTGAAGCATAAGTTCCTTCATTAGGTAGATGTGCATATTCACATGTACTATTATCTCACTTCCATGGTTTTTAGAACTGCATTGGTGCCATTGATGGCACCCATGTGTTAGCAAGGGTGCCTCAACACATGTAGGCTGCTTTCAGGGGTAGGAAACACGACCTCACACAAAATGTCATGGCTGCTATGGACTTTGATCTAAAGTTCACATATGTCCTTGCTAGTTGGGAGGGTTCTGCCCATGATGCACTTATCCTGGCTGATGCCATAGAGAGGAATGATGGGTTCACTGTACCTGAAGATAACTACACTACCTAGTCAATGCACTTATGTCCTTAACATTTGCACACACTCACATTAGATGTCCAAATGTAGGTAAATTCTACCTAGTAGATGCTGGCTATGCATGCCACAATGACTTTCTACCCCCCTAAGGGGGGTCAAGGTACCACTTGACTGTGTTTGGGAGCAGAAACCACCCAACCAATGCAAGGGAGCTTTTCAACCTAAGGCACTCATCACTAAGGGTCACTGTGGAGAGAGCTTTTGGTGCACTGAAGAACATGTTTCATATCCTAGATAACAAGCCCTTTCACCCATACAAGACTCAGGTGAAGCTTGTATTGGCCTGCTGTATTATGCACAATTGGATCCTAGGTTTTGGTAATGACCAAGTTGTGCCACCTGTGAGGGTTTCACTAGTAGCCAACCTGAACCCACTTGACAACCTGCCTAATAATGAGAGCCAGTCCCAAGACTCCAATGCCATGGCACTTAGGAGGGATGCCATCTGTAATGCTATGTGGGAAGGGAAGGGTACCTCTAGGATCTGATCAGGCAGTAACTTTGTTATTAAATTCATTTTGTTTACCCTTGCTATGGAACGCATGTTTATGTGATGGTTATGTAATAATTTCTTGGATAAGCCTTAGACCAAGTTTTTCTCCTACTCAGCTGTTTATTGTTTGGTTCATGttgactatttcatcatctatCACTGTTTCATGGTCTCTGGCCATGAAACTCAGCCATACAGTGGTTGTAGCATAGATAAATTATGATGCTGCTATTGTATGGCTGTGTTCCATGGCTACAACTTATGTCTACTTATGATTCTGATGTTATTCTCCTACTTTCTAATTGGAATACCAAATAGAATGGCTCCACTCCCAGTTGATGTGCTTGGTGCCTAGGGTGGGTTTGTGACTGCTTCTAATGTAGTCAATGGGCTGCTGGGGGTGCTATTATTGCTGCTGTTGCTATTACAGCAGCAGGTGATGGTGCTACTGCTACTGGTGCAGGGGGTCCTAGGGCCATGAGCTGGAACAACAACACCTCTGGCTTTGTCCTTAGGAGGATGGCTCAGCTTGTTAGTGATGGTAGTAGGCCTAACAAAGTCTTCAAGGATAAGATGTTAACCATGTTGCCAAAGCCCTTAAGGAGTACAGTGGGGAGGCAGTGAGCCCAACTATGTACAACCATCTCAGGAAGCGGAGGCAAAAGTGGTCTAGGGTCTGTAAGCTCAAGGACCTAAGTGGGGCACTATGGGATAGTGACACCAATGCTATCATGCTTGAGCAGGAGCACTACCTTGGCCACTATAAGGTAGAACTTTGATTTCTTTTCTATGTATCCTTGTACCTGTCTTTCAATTATTTGTCTAAAACTCtaccctccccctccctccccccttCATGCAGGACCATCCTAGAGATGCAGAGTTTTTAAACAGCCCTATAAGGTTCTATACTGAGATAGAGTCCATCTTTGGCCATGTTATGGCCACTGGTAGGTTTGCACTTGCTTCTAGTGAAGCCCTAGGGGCTAACCAGGCTGATAGTGTTGCTGCTAAGGTAGAGGGTCCTTCCTCTACCCATGTTCCTACTGAGAAGATTGACATTGATGTAGGCTACAGCAGCAAGGCCATAGAGCTCCTCTCCTTAGCTGTGGGTGGAAAGAGGAAGAGAGGCAATTTCAGTGAGGATGAGATGCTTATGTTGACCAACATGTCTGATGCTGTCAACAATGTTGGCAATGCTCTTAGGGAGACTAGACCAGCCCATATTGATGCTGACCTCTACCTTGCTATGATGGAGATGTCTAGCTTTACTGAGGAGGAACTTATAGTTACCTACACCTACCTGCTAGATAGCAAGGCCCAAGGTAGGGGCTTTGTAGGCATGAGTGGCAGCCATAGGGACATTTGTCTTAGGAACTACCTAGCCAAGAACTACTACATGTAGTTCCTGTACATGTTGGCAAGCAAGTGCATTGAGGGGGTTGACTGTTgagatgtatagttcctccaccTCCCTCACCCACTCTCTCTTCTTTTGACTACAGTTGAGTTGTAGGTATTTTATGTAGGTTACTTGGCTGACCCACACCTGTCCTTTTGAGTTCATTCTTGGGAGGGTGGCTAACAATATGTGCTATAGGGCACCATGGTAGGACATTTGA
This DNA window, taken from Miscanthus floridulus cultivar M001 chromosome 13, ASM1932011v1, whole genome shotgun sequence, encodes the following:
- the LOC136500659 gene encoding lactoylglutathione lyase-like isoform X1, yielding MKPLMKKDVPDYKYTIAKLGYAEEDKTTVLELIYNYGVTEYSKGNAYAQVAIGTNDVYKSAEAVDLATKELGGKILRQPGPLPGINTKIASSVDPDGWNVVLVDHADFLKELQRRPGHPGLSITSLLVLNKVIPKF
- the LOC136500659 gene encoding lactoylglutathione lyase-like isoform X4, producing MKPLMKKDVPDYKYTIAKLGYAEEDKTTVLELIYNYGVTEYSKGNAYAQVAIGTNDVYKSAEAVDLATKELGGKILRQPGPLPGINTKIASSVDPDGWNVVLVDHADFLKELQRRPGHPGPN
- the LOC136500659 gene encoding lactoylglutathione lyase-like isoform X2, whose product is MKPLMKKDVPDYKYTIAKLGYAEEDKTTVLELIYNYGVTEYSKGNAYAQVAIGTNDVYKSAEAVDLATKELGGKILRQPGPLPGINTKIASSVDPDGWNVVLVDHADFLKELQRRPGHPGAVPARL
- the LOC136500659 gene encoding lactoylglutathione lyase-like isoform X3, which codes for MKPLMKKDVPDYKYTIAKLGYAEEDKTTVLELIYNYGVTEYSKGNAYAQVAIGTNDVYKSAEAVDLATKELGGKILRQPGPLPGINTKIASSVDPDGWNVVLVDHADFLKELQRRPGHPGSVGSR